One genomic window of Streptomyces sp. NBC_01264 includes the following:
- a CDS encoding integrase core domain-containing protein codes for MIHHSDAGSQYTSFRLAAHLAREEIAASIGSVGDALDNALMESIIGLYKTEVIKRLGPWKTPTDVEIATAEWVDWFNNCRLFSELGHIPPAEYEANHYKQQPNQQIKATS; via the coding sequence TTGATACATCACAGCGATGCCGGCTCCCAGTACACGAGTTTCCGTCTGGCTGCCCACCTGGCCCGGGAGGAGATCGCGGCGAGCATCGGCTCGGTCGGCGACGCCCTGGACAACGCCCTGATGGAATCGATCATCGGACTGTACAAGACCGAGGTCATCAAGCGACTCGGCCCCTGGAAGACCCCTACCGATGTCGAGATCGCCACCGCCGAGTGGGTCGACTGGTTCAACAACTGCCGCCTCTTCAGTGAGCTCGGCCACATCCCGCCCGCCGAGTACGAGGCCAACCACTACAAGCAACAACCAAACCAGCAGATCAAAGCCACAAGCTGA
- a CDS encoding IS3 family transposase, protein MCRALTGHGCGIHPSTYYAHHKAVPSARAVRDAELIAVIKEIHEENYSVYGVRKMWAALKRAGHTGVARCTVARLMRTAGLAGAVRGKKVVTTVSDKTADRAPDLLNRAFVATAPNRVWVADFTYVGAWSGTVYVAFVVDTFSRAIVGWSAATNKQTPLILSALEMGCGAANATDSPSFQGS, encoded by the coding sequence ATCTGCAGAGCGCTCACCGGGCACGGCTGCGGCATCCACCCGTCCACCTACTACGCCCATCACAAGGCCGTACCGTCCGCGCGGGCGGTGCGCGACGCCGAGCTGATCGCGGTCATCAAGGAGATCCACGAGGAGAACTACAGCGTGTACGGGGTCCGCAAGATGTGGGCCGCACTCAAGCGAGCCGGTCACACCGGCGTGGCCCGCTGCACCGTCGCCCGGCTGATGAGGACGGCCGGCCTGGCCGGGGCCGTGCGCGGAAAGAAGGTCGTCACCACCGTGTCTGACAAGACCGCCGACCGGGCGCCGGACCTGCTGAACCGCGCCTTCGTCGCCACCGCGCCCAATCGCGTCTGGGTGGCGGACTTCACGTATGTGGGGGCCTGGTCGGGCACGGTATACGTCGCGTTCGTCGTGGACACATTCTCCCGCGCGATCGTCGGCTGGTCGGCCGCGACGAACAAGCAGACGCCTCTGATCCTGTCCGCCCTGGAGATGGGCTGTGGCGCCGCGAACGCGACGGACAGCCCGTCCTTCCAAGGGAGTTGA
- a CDS encoding IS1182 family transposase, with product MSLLPEQWPEVPEVTVRVARAVAGRGAPPLAMRVRDELGGLFADAEFAGAFGLRGRRGWSPGRLAMVTVLQMAENLTDRAAAHRVRFDLSWKYCLGLELEDVGFDASVLSEFRTRVVEHGLEERVLDLLLAALKGKGLVKAGGKQRTDSTHVLAAVRDLNRLELCGESVRAALEALSAAAPHWVAQAVDVRGWNRRYGRRIDESWRPASSKAKRDELVLDYGRDAVALLRAVHNPHSPLWLRELPAVQVLRRITVQNYLVTTGGDGREVVKRREADKEGLPPGRLRLASPYDLDARNGTKNALHWTGYKLHISEVCQRPRPGGGTPRPGRRARPDIPNVITHVATTDATVPDVKLVEPVHRALADRGLLPAEHYLDSGYASAELLAGARAAFGITLVAPLLAGTSRQDRENAGYQREAFTIDWDAEQATCPQGATSRFWSPARQHGREGIAVRFDEADCGPCPVRAACTDATRQGRQLTLRPRDLQELINTNHAAQQDADWQTTYALRAGVEGTIRQATAVTGNRRARYRGLAKTHLEHVYSAVALNLIRLDAWWNNQPLDHTRTSHLARLDLTLTA from the coding sequence ATGTCGTTGCTGCCGGAGCAGTGGCCCGAGGTCCCTGAGGTGACGGTGCGGGTCGCGCGGGCGGTGGCTGGTCGTGGGGCGCCGCCGTTGGCTATGCGGGTGCGGGATGAGCTGGGCGGGCTGTTCGCGGATGCCGAGTTCGCCGGGGCGTTCGGTCTGCGGGGCCGGCGGGGCTGGTCGCCGGGGCGGCTGGCGATGGTGACGGTGCTGCAGATGGCGGAGAACCTGACCGACCGCGCCGCCGCCCACCGGGTCCGGTTCGACCTGTCGTGGAAGTACTGCCTTGGCCTGGAGTTGGAGGACGTCGGCTTCGATGCCTCGGTGCTCTCGGAGTTCCGCACCCGGGTGGTCGAGCACGGCCTGGAGGAGCGGGTACTGGATCTGCTGCTGGCGGCATTGAAGGGCAAGGGCCTGGTCAAGGCTGGGGGTAAGCAGCGGACCGACTCCACCCACGTACTGGCGGCGGTGCGGGACCTGAACCGCCTCGAGCTGTGCGGGGAGTCGGTGCGGGCCGCGCTGGAGGCGCTGTCCGCCGCGGCCCCGCACTGGGTGGCGCAGGCCGTGGACGTCCGTGGGTGGAACCGCCGCTACGGGCGGCGCATCGACGAGAGCTGGCGTCCCGCCAGCTCCAAAGCCAAGCGGGACGAACTCGTACTGGACTACGGCCGTGACGCGGTGGCCCTGCTGCGGGCGGTCCACAACCCTCACTCGCCCCTGTGGCTGCGCGAGCTGCCCGCGGTCCAGGTCCTGCGCCGGATCACTGTGCAGAACTACCTGGTCACCACCGGCGGCGACGGGCGGGAGGTGGTCAAGCGGCGGGAGGCGGACAAGGAGGGTCTCCCGCCCGGCAGACTGCGCCTGGCCTCGCCCTACGACCTCGACGCCCGCAACGGCACCAAGAACGCCCTACACTGGACCGGGTACAAACTGCACATCAGCGAGGTCTGCCAGCGGCCCCGGCCCGGCGGAGGGACCCCGCGGCCGGGACGCCGGGCGCGTCCGGACATCCCGAACGTGATCACACATGTCGCGACCACGGACGCGACCGTGCCCGATGTGAAGCTGGTCGAGCCCGTCCACCGGGCCCTCGCCGACCGGGGCCTGCTGCCCGCCGAGCACTACCTCGACTCCGGCTACGCAAGCGCGGAACTCCTCGCCGGGGCCCGGGCCGCCTTCGGGATCACCCTGGTCGCACCGCTCCTGGCGGGCACCTCCCGCCAGGACCGGGAGAACGCCGGTTACCAGCGCGAAGCCTTCACCATCGACTGGGACGCCGAGCAAGCCACCTGCCCCCAGGGCGCCACCAGCAGGTTCTGGAGCCCGGCCCGGCAACACGGCCGCGAAGGGATCGCGGTCCGCTTCGACGAGGCCGACTGCGGCCCCTGCCCGGTCAGAGCGGCATGCACCGACGCCACACGCCAGGGCCGCCAGCTCACCCTGCGCCCACGGGACCTGCAGGAACTGATCAACACGAACCACGCCGCCCAGCAGGACGCCGACTGGCAGACCACATACGCCCTGCGCGCCGGCGTCGAGGGCACCATCCGCCAGGCCACAGCCGTCACCGGTAACCGCAGGGCCCGCTATCGCGGCCTCGCGAAGACCCACCTCGAACACGTCTACTCCGCCGTCGCCCTCAACCTCATCCGCCTCGACGCCTGGTGGAACAACCAACCCCTCGACCACACCCGCACCAGTCACCTCGCGAGACTTGACCTCACCCTCACGGCCTGA